In Bradyrhizobium symbiodeficiens, the genomic stretch TCCCAGGGGAAGCCCATGCGGTCGAGCACGCCGGGGCCGAAGTTTTCCACCAGCACGTCGCACTTCTTGATGAGCTCGGTGAGGACTTCCTTGCCCTTGGGGTTCTTGGTGTCGAGCGTGATCGAACGCTTGTTGTGGTTGAGCATGGTGAAATACAGGCTGTCCACGTTCGGGATGTCCTGCAGCTGGCCGCGGGTGATGTCACCCACGCCCGGACGTTCCACCTTGATCACGTCGGCGCCGAACCAGGCGAGCAGCTGCGTGCAGGTCGGTCCTGACTGAACGTGGGTGAAGTCGAGAATGCGAACGCCCGTGAGCGCTTTGGTCATGCTGTTGCTCCTGTTACCACTCTGTTTCCGTCATGCCCGCGAAGGCGGGCATCCAATATTCGCTGTCGTTTCGGTTGGGCTCAGTGCTCGCCACAATGGATGGTCCGGCGATTACTGGATTCCCCGCCTGCGCGGGGAATGACCCGGCGGCCGCTTACTTCTTCTTCTGCAGAACGCTCTGCGGATTGAGGTTGCCGATGCGGCCACTCTCCGAGCCGGCGGCCGGATCAATCACCGCGTTGATGAGTGTCGGCTTGCCGGACTTCATGGCCTCGTTGACGGCGCGCTTGAGCTCGTCGGGCGAGGTGGCGTTGACGCCCACGCCGCCGAAGGCTTCCATCATCTTGTCGTAGCGCGCGCCCTTGACGAACACCGTCGTCGCGGGATCCGCGTTGACGCTGTTGACGTCGGTGCCGCGATAGATGCCGTCATTGTTGAAGATGACGATGCAGATCGGCAAATTGTAGCGGCAGATGGTCTCGACCTCCATGCCGGAGAAGCCGAACGCCGAGTCGCCTTCGACCGCGAGCACGGGGTGACCGGTCTCGAGCGCAGCGGCGATCGCCTGGCCCATGCCGATGCCCATCACGCCCCAGGTGCCGACGTCGAGACGCTTGCGCGGCCGGTACATGTCGATCACGCCGCGGGCGAGGTCGAGCGTGTTGGCGCCCTCGTTGACGAGGATCGCCTCGGGATGCTCCTTGATGACGTTCTTCAAGACGCCGAGCGCGCCGTGATAGTCCATCGGCGACTTGTTGTTCATGAGCTTCGGCGCCATCTTGGCGACGTTCTCTTCGCGCTTGGACGAAATCGCCTTGGTCCATTCGGCGGGCGGGGCGGTCCAGCCAGACGCCATGGCCTGGTTGAACGCGGACACGACCGATCCGATGTCGCCGACCACGGGGGCGACGATCTCGACGTTGGAGTCCATTTCGCGCGGCTCGATGTCGACCTGGATGAACTTCTTGGGCGCTTCGCCCCAGTTCTTGCCCTTGCCGTGCGAGAGCAGCCAGTTCAGCCGCGCGCCGATCAGCAGCACGACGTCGGACTCTTTCAGCACCGTCGAGCGGGCAGCGCCTGCGCATTGCGGATGGGTGTCGGAGAGGAGGCCCTTGGCCATGCTCATCGGCAGGAAGGGGATGCCGCTCTTCTCGACGAAGGTCTTGATCTCCTCGTCGGCCTGGGCGTAGGCCGCGCCTTTGCCGAGGATGATGAGCGGGCGCTTGGCGCCCTTGAGCACGTCGAGCGCGCGCTTGATCGAAGCCGGCGAGGGGATCTGCGCAGGTGCTGCGTCGATCACCTTGACCAGCGATTTCCGGCCGGCATCGGCGTTCATCACCTGGCCGAACAGCTTGGCCGGCAGGTCGAGGTAGACGCCGCCCGGACGGCCCGAGACCGCAGCGCGGATCGCGCGGGCGAGACCGATGCCGATGTCCTGGGCGTGCAGCACGCGATAGGCCGCCTTGCACAGCGGCTTCGCAATCGCGAGCTGGTCCATCTCTTCGTAGTCGCCCTGCTGGAGGTCGACGATCTCCCGCTCGGACGAGCCCGAGATCAGGATCATCGGGTAACAGTTGGTGGTGGCGTGGGCGAGCGCGGTGAGCCCGTTGAGGAAGCCGGGCGCGGAGACGGTGAGGCAGATGCCGGGCTTCTTGGTGAGATAGCCGGCGATGCCCGCCGCATAACCGGCATTCTGCTCGTGGCGGAACGAGATCATGCGAATGCCGGCCGCCTGCGCCATGCGGCCCAAATCCGTAATCGGGATGCCCGGCACATTATAAATGGTGTTGATGCCGTTCAGCTTGAGCGCGTCGATGACGAGATGAAAGCCATCCGTCAGCTCCTGCTCGGTGCCCGGTGCTTCGGACTTGGTCGCGGTGTTCAGCATGGGCCTTGTCTCCCTGGTCTCAATACTGGGGCGAGTTGTTCGCCCTTCTGGTGAACGTTGCTAGAAGAGTTCCTGACCGTGCGCTTCGACGTAAGCGGCAAGGCCGAGGGTGTGATCGCGGGCGCGCTTTTCGGCGAGCTCGGTGTCGCGCGCCTCCAGTGCTTCGATCATGCCGAGATGCTCGGGCAGGGAGGTCGCGGTGCGATCCTTGCGTCCGATGGTCAGCTGGCGATAGCCGCGCACGTGCAGCAGGAGGTCGTTGGTGAGATCGACCAGCACCGGCGATTCCGACAGCGAGATCAGCGCCTGGTGGAAGGCGATGTTGGCGCGCGAATATTCCTCGACGTGATCCTCGGGCAGGCGGTCCTTGCTGAAGTCCTTGAAGTAGTCGCGCAGCGCCGTGATGTCCTTCTTGCGCGCGGTGGTGGTGATGAGGCGCGCGGCCATGCTCTCCAGCGCCGCCCAGGCGCGGATCATGTCGACGATCTCGCTCTTGGTCCGGCGCACCACCATGATGCCGCGGCGCGGAACCGTCTTCACGAAACCGTCCTGCTCGAGCATCGCGATGGCTTCGCGGATCGGGGTGCGGCTGACGCCCAGGCGTTCGGACAGCGCGCGCTCGTCCAGCATCACCGGCTCGGGCGTCGAGTAGATGTCCATCTTGAGGATGGCTTCCTTCAAGGCGTCATACGCCTTGTTCTTGAAGCTCGACTCCGGGGCAATACGAACGATTGCGATATCTGCCTCGGCCATGTTCGGCAACGCCTTGGTTGGTTTCCGCAGTGACACGACGAATCTCCTCCAGTGGGAGTCGTCTTTTACATGACTATTAACGGGAAAGTTTTTGGCATACCAAATACCAGAATGTCAAGCTGGCTATTTTTTGCAGTATTCTAATAAGCGTCGCGGCTTGACAAGTTGGCTTCTGGCATACCAAATGCCATCGCCGGCCATTTTTGATCCACGGCGGCGGAGGTGTCCAGCGCTTTGTGCCACCCGTTCCGCGACATGGAACAGAGCGCGACGAATGGCAAGCATCACGGGCAGCCGCAAACCACGCGCGCGCTTTGAAAAGAACGAACTGAGCTTAAGGGAGAAGCCACATGTCCAATTCCAAAGATGCCGTCCGCAAGGTGCTCGACCAGGTCAAGGCGGACAACCGCACCAGCCTAACGGCCCCGGAAGGCAAGCTGGTCTGCGACGCCTACGGTATTCCGGTGCCGAAGGAGGGCGTGGCGAAGTCGGCCGGCGAGGCCGGCAAGATGGCTTCCTCGATGGGCTTCCCGGTGGTGATGAAGATCGTCTCGCCGGACATTCTCCACAAGACCGAAGCCGGCGGCGTCATCGTCGGCCTCAAGACCGCCGAAGACGCCGAAAAGGCCTATGAGACCATTCTTTCCAACGCCAGGAAGTACAAGGCCGACGCCAAGATCGACGGCGTCCAGGTGCAGCAGATGCTGGCCGGCGGCACGGAGGTCATCGTCGGCTCGATCACCGACGGCTCGTTCGGCAAGCTGGTCGCCTTCGGTCTCGGCGGCGTGCTGGTCGAGGTGTTGAAGGACATTACCTTCCGTCTCGCGCCCGCGACCAAGGAAGATGCGCTCTCGATGCTCGACGGCATCCAGGCGCACGAGATCCTCAAGGGCGTGCGCGGCGGTGAGGCGGTCAACCGCAACGCGCTTGCCGATGTCATCGTCAAGGTCTCGCAGCTCGTGACGGACTTCCCTGAAATCGTCGAGCTCGACCTCAACCCGGTGTTCGCGACAGCGAAGGGCGCAACCGCCGCCGACGTGCGCATCGTCGTCGACTTCGCCTATGTGCCGAAGCCGAAGCCGCGCCCGACCGAAGAGATCGTTGCTGCCATGAGCCGCATCATGCAGCCGAAGGCGGTGGCTGTGGTCGGCGCCTCCGCCGAGGACGGCAAGATCGGCAACTCCGTGATGAAGAACCTCATCAACGGCGGCTACAAGGGTGACATCTATCCGATCCATCCCAAGGCGGCCGAGATCCTCGGCTACAAGGCCTACAAGAGCGTCAAGGACGTGCCGGGCGTGATCGATACCGCGGTGTTCGCAATCCCCGCGAAGTTCGTGGCCGCGGCGCTTGTCGAATGCGGCGAGAAAAAAATCCCGGGCGCGGTGCTGATCCCGTCGGGCTTCGCGGAAGCCGGCGCGCCGGAATTGCAGGCCGAGATCGTCGAGATCGGCCAGAAGTACAATGTCCGCCTGATGGGGCCGAACATCTACGGCTTCTACTACACGCCGGCCAATCTCTGCGCGACCTTCTGCACGGCCTACGACGTCAAGGGCCACGCGGCGCTATCGTCGCAGTCGGGCGGCATCGGCATGGCCATCATCGGCTTCTCGCGCTCGGCCAAGATGGGCGTCTCGGCGATCGTCGGCCTCGGCAACAAGTCCGATATCGACGAGGACGATCTGCTCGCCTTCTTCGAGCAGGACCCGAACACCAATTTGATCGCGCAGCACTGCGAAGACCTCAAGGACGGCCGTGCCTTTGCGGAGGCCGCAAAGCGCGTCTCCAAGAAGAAGCCGGTGATCGTGCTCAAGGCCGGGCGTACCTCGGCCGGCGCCAAGGCGGCCTCGTCGCACACCGGCGCGCTCGCCGGCAACGACAAGATCTACGAGGACGTGCTGGCGCAGTCCGGCGTGATCCGGGCCCGCAGCCTGCGGCAATTGCTCGAATTCGCCCGTGGCGTGCCGGTGCTGCCGACGCCGAAGGGCGAGAACGTGCTGATCATCACCGGAGCCGGCGGTTCCGGCGTGCTGCTGTCGGACTCCTGCGTCGACAACGGCCTGTCGTTGATGTCGATGCCGGCGGATCTCGACGCGGCTTTCCGCAAGTTCATCCCGCCGTTTGGCGCGGCCGGAAATCCCGTGGATATCACCGGCGGCGAGCCGCCGATCACCTACGTCAACACGGTCAAGCTCGGCCTCTCCGACGAGCGCATCCATTCGCTGATCCTCGGCTATTGGCACACCATCGTCACGCCGCCGATGGTGTTCGCCCGCAACATGGTCGAGGTGAAGAAGGAGATGGAGGCCAAGGGCTTCGTGAAGCCAATCGTCGCCTCGCTCGCGGGCGACGTCGAGGTCGAGGAAGCCGCCGAATATCTCTACCAGAACGGCATCCCGGCCTATGCCTATTCGACCGAGCTGCCGGTCGAAGTGCTCGGCGCCAAGTACAAATGGGCGCGCGGGGCAGGGCTGCTCTGAGACGAAGACTTCACCTCTCCTCGCATCCGCCTTCGCCGAGGCTTCGGCGGACAAGCGCGGGGAGAGGTGACAACTGTCAGGTCGCGATGAGCAAGAACGTGATCCGGCGCAAATCGCTCGAGCCTCGATCATCGGAGGCCGACAACGACACGCGCGACGGCGGCGTGCAGTCCGTCGATCGCGCGCTGTCGATCCTGGAAACGCTGGCCGAGGACGACGAAGGTTATCGCCTCAGCGATCTCGCGGTGCGCACCGGCCTGTCAGCCTCGACCGTGCACCGCCTGCTGGCAACGTTGGAGAGCCGCCGCTTCGTGCAGTTCGATCGCACGCAGTCCAAATGGCATGTCGGCTCGCGCGCCTTCACGGTGGGCGCGAGCTTTGCGCGGCGGCGCAATTTTTCCGCGCAGGCGATTCCTTACTTGCGCAAGCTGCGCGATCTCACCCGCGAGACCGCCAATCTCGCCGTCGTCGACGACGAGTTCATCATCGTGCTAACCCGCATGGAAAGCCGCGAGATCATGCGCTCGCTGACCCTGGTCGGCGGCCGCGTTCCCATGGTGACGTCGGGCGTCGGCAAGGCCGTGCTCGCGACCTATTCCGACGAGGACGTCGGCGCCGTCATCCGCCATCACGGCATGCCCCGGCTGACCGAGAGGTCGATCGTGCGACCGAGCGACCTGTTCAAGGAGCTCGAAAAAATCCGCAAGCAGGGTTTTGCGCTCGACGACGAAGAAGCCTGCATGGGACTGCGCTGTGTTGCGGCGGTGGTCTACAACGACTGTGCCGATCCGCTCGCGGCGATTTCAGTCTCCGGCATGACCGGCCGGATGACCGATCAGAGGTTGCCGGAAATCGGGCAAATCGTCCGCGACGTCGCCGCAGAGCTGACGGCCGCCCTCGGTGGGGTGATCCCGGCGCCCCGCTGACCACGCGCGTCGTCCAGGGGATGTCGCTGGACAGGCCCGGCCGTTTTGGTTGATATGCGACCAAACGACACAATGCGGCGAATGTCCGCATGAGCCTGGAGAGCGTCCTCATGTTCCATTTTCCCGCGCGCCTTGCCGGCGCAGCCGTCGCGCTGACCCTTGCAGCGACGGCGCCCGTTTTTGCGCAGCAGCTCGAGCTCAAGCTGATGGCGCCGGCGGCTCCCGGCGGGGGCTGGGATCAGACCGCGCGCTCCATGCAGCAGGCGCTGGTCGCCGCGGGCATCGCGCGCAGCGTGCAGGTCGTCAACGTTCCCGGCGCGGGCGGCAGCGTCGGCATCGCGCAATTCGTCAACGGTGCCAAGGGCGACGGCAACCAACTGATGGTCAACGGTTTCGTCATGGTGGGCGCGCTCGCCATGAACAAGTCGCCGGTGACGCTCGATCAGGTGACGCCGATCGCGCGCCTCACCGAGGAAATCCAGGTGATCGTGGTGCCCGCCAATTCGCCGATCAAGAACGCGCAGGATCTGGCCGCCGCGGTGAAGGCCGATATCGCCAAGGTCACTTTCGCCGGCGGCTCGGCCGGCGGTGTCGATCATGTGATGGCGGCCCTCTTCGCCGGCGCGGTCGGCGCCGACCCCAAGAAGATCAACTACATCCCGTTCTCCGGCGGCGGCGAGTCGCTGGCAGCGATCCTCGGCGGCAAAGTTACCGCGGGCATTTCGGGCTTGAGCGAATATGACGGGCAGATCAAGTCCGGCAAGCTGCGCGCGATCGGCGTGACCTCGGAGAAGCGCATCCCGGGCAGCGACATCCCCACGTTCAAGGAACAAGGCATCGACCTCGTGATCGCCAATTGGCGGTCGGTGGTGGCACCTCCCGGCATCACGCCCGAGCAGAAGAAGACGCTGAGCGATGCGGTCGAGAAGATGGTGAAGTCGGACGCCTGGAAGGAAATCCTCAAGCAGAAGGGCTGGGAAGACGCCTATCTCGGCGGTGACGCCTTCGCCGACTTCCTGAAGAAGGAAACCGTGCGCGTCACCGACGTGCTGAAATCGGTCGGCCTGGTCAAATCATGACCCAAGATAACGCGTCTGGCGATCCCGCCCAGCCGCCGCGGCGCGTCGATCGCGCCGGCATCGTTATCGCGGCCTTGCTTGCAGTTCTTGCCGCGGTGCTGGTCTTCGACGCGCGCGGCCTGTCATCCACCACGATGTACGGGATGGGGCCGGAGGCGATGCCGGTGGTGGTCGCCTGTGGCCTTGCGCTGCTCGCGATCGGCAATTTCGTCGACGCGTTGCGCGGCAATCTGCCGGTGCGCGAGAGCGCCGATCCCGTGCCCGTGGTTCTGATCCTCATCGGCCTTGCGCTGCTGATCGCCATCATCGGCTTCGGCGGCGGCTTCATCCTGGCGACCTCGGCGCTGTTCGTGACGACGTCGGCAGCCTTCGGCCGCCGGGCCATTCTCGTCGACAGCATCATCGCCCTCGTGATGTCGACCCTGATCTATCTCGCGTTCGACCGGCTGCTCACGCTCAGCCTTCCGACCGGCCCGCTGGAGCGACTGCTGTGATGGACACCTTTGCCGCGCTGGCCCACGGCATGGCGGTCGCCGTCCAGCCGATGAATCTGCTTTACGCGCTGATTGGCGTGTTCCTCGGCACCGCCGTGGGCGTGCTGCCTGGCATCGGCCCGGCGCTGACGGTCGCGCTGCTGCTGCCGGTGACTTACAAGCTCGACCCCGGCGGCTCGCTCATCATGTTCGCCGGCATCTATTATGGCGGCATGTATGGCGGCTCCACGACCGCGATCCTGATCAACACGCCCGGCGAGAGCGCCTCAATGGCGACCGCACTCGAAGGCAACAAGATGGCCAAGGCCGGCCGCGGCGGGCCGGCGCTTGCGACCTCCGCGATCGGCTCCTTCGTCGCCGGCACCATCGCCACCATCGGTCTTGCGTTCCTCGCGCCGTGGCTGGTCGATTTCGCCGTGCGCTTCGGCCCCGAGGATTATTTCGCGCTGATGTGCGTTGCCTTCGTCACGGTGTCGGCGACCTTCGGCGATTCCCCGATCCGCGGCCTGACCAGCCTGTTCATCGGCCTGACGCTCGGTCTCGTCGGCATCGACAAGCTCACGGGACAGGCGCGGTTGGCGTTCGGCGTTCCTGACTTGCTCGACGGCGTCGAGGTGACGACGCTTGCGGTCGGCCTGTTCGCGGTGGGCGAAGCGCTCTATGTGGCATCGCGCCGCCACCACAGCGAGGAGAAGCTCGAGCCGGTACGCGGCTCGCTGTGGATGACGAAGGAAGACTGGAAGCGGTCGTGGAAGCCGTGGCTGCGCGGCACGATGTTCGGCTTCCCGATCGGCGCGCTGCCGGCGGGCGGCGCGGAGATCCCGACCTTCCTGTCCTATTCGACCGAGAAGCGTCTCACAAAATATCCCGAAGAATTCGGCAAGGGCGCGATCGAAGGCGTCGCAGGACCGGAAGCCGCCAACAACGCCTCCGCCGCCGGCACGCTGGTGCCGCTGTTGACGCTGGGACTGCCGACCTCGGCGACCGCCGCAATGATGCTGGCGGGCTTCCAGCAATACGGCCTCAACCCCGGACCGCTGCTGTTCGCCGAGCGGCCCGACCTCGTGTGGGGCCTGATCGCGAGCCTGTTCATCGCCAATTGCATGCTGCTGGTGCTCAATCTGCCGCTCGTTGGCCTGTGGGTGCGGCTGCTGGCTATCCCGCAGCCATGGCTCTATGCCGGCATCCTCGTGTTCGCGACCATGGGCACCATTGCCGCCAAGCCGTCTGTGGTCGAATTGTCGATGCTGGCCGGCTTCGGCGTGCTTGGCTTCCTGATGCGGCGGTTCGATTTTCCGATCGCGCCCGTCGTCGTCGGGCTGATCCTCGGCCCGATCGCAGAGAGCCAGCTCCGCCGCGCGCTCGCCATCAGCCTCGGCGATCCCATGACGCTGCTGCAGAGCCCGATCTCGGCCACGCTGCTGGCGCTGGCACTGATCGCGCTGCTGGCGCCCTTCGTGCTGAAGGGGATGGGGCGCTTCAAGGCGAACGAGGACTAGCCGTCCCGACGCTTGCGTCGTCTAATGCTGCGTCCATCTTGGGGAAACGTCATGCCTTCGGAACTTCGCTCGCCCCGTCTCGCTGTCCTGATCGATGCCGACAATGCGTCGGCGAAGATCGCTGATGGATTGTTCGAGGAAATCGCCAAGATCGGCGAGGCCAGCGTTCGCCGCATCTACGGCGACTTCTCCAATGCAAGGTCGAAGGGCTGGGCCGACATCCTGTCGAAACACGCCATCATCCCACAGCAGCAGTTCGCTTACACAACGGGGAAGAATGCATCCGACATAACCCTGGTCATCGACGCCATGGACCTGCTGCATAGCGGCCGCTTCGATGGCTTCTGCCTGGTGTCTTCCGACAGCGACTTCACCCGGCTTGCCGCCCGCATCCGGGAGCAGGGCGTCGATGTCTTCGGGTTCGGCGAGCAGAAGACGCCGGAAAGCTTCCGGCAGGCCTGCCGCAGGTTCGTCTATACCGAGAATTTGCTCGCCGTCCCCGCCAGCACCCAGGATGCCGGCTTGAGGTCGCCACTGCTTCAACCCCCTGACGCAGCCATCTCCATGATCAAGAAAGTCATCGCCCAGATGGAAAGCGAAGACGGATGGGTTTCTCTCGGGGAGGTCGGAAAAGGGCTTACCAACCTCGCCCCCGATTTCGATTCGAGAACCTACGGCTCCCGCAAGCTGAGCGATCTTGTGCGAAAGACGAATTCGTTCGAAATCGATGAATCCAACGGCCGGGCGTTGCGCATACGGGTCAAGCCCGTTGCCGCACCATCGCCAAGACGGCGGAACCCGCGCAGACCCGCAAAGTCGGTCACGGCGGGCGGCCCGGCGCCTAAGGCCTGAGCAGGGCGTGCCGCCATATTTGCGCTTGCCCGGTTTGGCGTAGGGCGTAACCATCGCAGGGCCGTAACGCCACGCGAGGGTCCCGATGACCAGACTCACCCGCTTCGCCGTCGCCCCGCTGCATGCGATGACCCGGCGCCTGGCCGATGTCGCCTCGGCGCGCCTCGCGCCGGATCTTGTCATCACTGGCGGGCGGGTGCTCTCGACCTATTCGGAACGCATCCATGCGGACCGCGAGGTCTGGACGACCGGCGGCCGCATCGCTGCGGTGAAGCCGGCCGGAACGGCGAAGAAGGTCTGGCGTGATGTCGCGACCTACGATGCGGCAGGCGGCATCATCGCGCCGGGCCTGGTCGATCCGCACATCCACATCGAATCCTCGATGGTGACGGCCTGCGCCTATGCGGAGGCGGCACTGCTCAACGGCACCACCACGATCTTCTGCGACAGCCACGAGATCGGCAACGTCATGGACGTCGCCGGCGTCGAGGCGATGCTGGAGGACGCGCGCGAGGCGCCGCTCTCGATCTTTTTGACGGTGCCGAGCACGGTGCCGGCAACGTCGGCCGAGTTGGAAACGGCCGGCGGCGATCTCACACCGGACAAGATCGCCGGTCTGTTCGACCGCTGGCCCGAAGCCGTGGGGCTCGGCGAGAAGATGGATTTTGTCCCGGTCACGATGGGTGACGAGCGCAGCCACGCCATTCTTGCGGCCGCCTTGAAGCGCGGACGACCCGTGTCCGGCCATGTTTACGGTCGCGAATTCGTGGCGGCCTATGCGGCGTCAGGCGTCACCGACACCCATGAGGCGATCGACCGCGACATCGCCGACGATCTGCTCGATGCCGGCGTCTGGGTGTTCCTGCGCGGGGGGCCGCCGACCACGCCATGGCACTCGCTGCCGCAGGCGATCCGCGCCATCACCGAGCTCGGCGCCTCGCACAAGCGCACGGCCGTGTGTACCGATGATCGCGACGCCGATGATCTGCTGCTGTTCGGCCTCGACTGGGTGGTGCGCGAAGCCGTCAAGGCGGGGATGTCGCCTGAGCAGGCCTGGTCGATGGGCTCGCTGCATGGCGCGACGCGCTTCGGCATGGACGGCGACATCGGCGGGCTCGGTGGCGGCCGCCGCGCCGATCTCGTGCTGATGGACGACCAGTTCAAGCCGCAATGCACCTGGTATGGCGGCGAACTCGTGGTCGAGAACCGCAAGATCACGCCGCGTCTCGATCAGGCGCTGTCGCAGCGCTATCAATACCCGAAGGCGGCCTATGCGACGGTGAAGCTACCGGAGGCGGCGATGAAGCTGACGCCAGAGCTGCCGGCGAAAGCCTGCACCGTCAACGCGATCAAGACCGCACTCCCGGGCATCACGCTGATCCATGAGAAGGTCGGGATCGAGGCCGCCAAGGATTGGCCGTCTTTGTTCGCGCGCTACGGCCTCTGCTTCGTTACGGTCGTCGAGCGCCACGGCAAATCCGCCGGCAATGTTGCCCATGGCCTGCTCAAGGACTTTGGCCTGAAGCGCGGCGCGGTCGCCTCCAGCGTCGGACACGACAGCCACAACATCATCGTTGCCGGCACCAACGAGGCCGATATGCAAGTCGCGGTCGCCGCCATCAAGGACCAGCAGGGCGGCGTCTGCGTCGTCGCCGACGGCAAGGTGAGGGCGCTGGTTCCGCTGCCGATCGCGGGTCTGCTCTCCGACAAGCGCGTCACGGAGGTCGCCGAAGAAGTGAGGGCGCTGAAGAAGGAATGGGCGGAGGCCGGCTGCACCATCCCCTACATGGGCTTCAATTTGATCCCGCTATCGGTCATTCCGGAAATTCGCATCACCGACAAAGGCCTCGTGCTGGTGCCGCAGATGGAGCTGGCGCCGCTGTTCGAGTGAGGCGCTTTCACGCATTTCTTCATCTAACCGATTGAGGCTGCCGCAATTTTTCTACGGCTGCCGCATCGTGGAAAATAAAATCGATCTCGTTGAGATCGCATCTTGCACGCCCGATGATCCCGCTCGCTGACGCAACTCAGGGCGAGGTCCGATATGGCGAAGATGCGAGCTATCGATGCGGCCGTGCGAATTCTGGAGAAGGAAGGCATCTCCACCGCCTTCGGGGTTCCCGGGGCCGCGATCAATCCGCTTTACTCGGCGCTGAAGAAACGCGGCTCGATCCGCCACATCCTGGCGCGGCATGTCGAGGGCGCCTCGCACATGGCCGAGGGCTATACGCGCGCCAAAGCCGGCAATATCGGCGTTTGCATCGGGACCTCGGGGCCGGCGGGCACCGACATGATCACCGGGCTCTATTCGGCGATCGCCGATTCCATTCCGATCCTCTGCATCACCGGGCAGGCGCCGCGGGCGCGGCTCTACAAGGAGGACTTCCAGGCCGTCGACATCGAGTCGATCGCAAAGCCCGTGACGAAATGGGCCGTCACCGTGCGCGAGCCGGCGCTGGTACCGCGCGTGTTCAGCCAGGCGTTTCACGTCATGCGCTCGGGCCGGCCGGGACCGGTGCTGATCGACATGCCGCTCGACGTGCAACTGGCCGAGATCGAGTTCGACGACGAGACTTATGAGCCGCTGCCGGTCTACAAGCCGACGGCTACGCGAAAACAGGTCGAGAAGGCGCTGGAGATGCTCAACGCCGCCGAACGCCCGCTGATCGTCGCGGGCGGTGGCATCATCAATGCCGATGCCTCGGATCTCCTGGTCGAATTCGCCGAGATCGCCAACGTGCCCGTGGTGCCGACGCTGATGGGGTGGGGCGCAATCCCCGACGATCA encodes the following:
- a CDS encoding NYN domain-containing protein, with amino-acid sequence MPSELRSPRLAVLIDADNASAKIADGLFEEIAKIGEASVRRIYGDFSNARSKGWADILSKHAIIPQQQFAYTTGKNASDITLVIDAMDLLHSGRFDGFCLVSSDSDFTRLAARIREQGVDVFGFGEQKTPESFRQACRRFVYTENLLAVPASTQDAGLRSPLLQPPDAAISMIKKVIAQMESEDGWVSLGEVGKGLTNLAPDFDSRTYGSRKLSDLVRKTNSFEIDESNGRALRIRVKPVAAPSPRRRNPRRPAKSVTAGGPAPKA
- a CDS encoding adenine deaminase C-terminal domain-containing protein; translation: MTRLTRFAVAPLHAMTRRLADVASARLAPDLVITGGRVLSTYSERIHADREVWTTGGRIAAVKPAGTAKKVWRDVATYDAAGGIIAPGLVDPHIHIESSMVTACAYAEAALLNGTTTIFCDSHEIGNVMDVAGVEAMLEDAREAPLSIFLTVPSTVPATSAELETAGGDLTPDKIAGLFDRWPEAVGLGEKMDFVPVTMGDERSHAILAAALKRGRPVSGHVYGREFVAAYAASGVTDTHEAIDRDIADDLLDAGVWVFLRGGPPTTPWHSLPQAIRAITELGASHKRTAVCTDDRDADDLLLFGLDWVVREAVKAGMSPEQAWSMGSLHGATRFGMDGDIGGLGGGRRADLVLMDDQFKPQCTWYGGELVVENRKITPRLDQALSQRYQYPKAAYATVKLPEAAMKLTPELPAKACTVNAIKTALPGITLIHEKVGIEAAKDWPSLFARYGLCFVTVVERHGKSAGNVAHGLLKDFGLKRGAVASSVGHDSHNIIVAGTNEADMQVAVAAIKDQQGGVCVVADGKVRALVPLPIAGLLSDKRVTEVAEEVRALKKEWAEAGCTIPYMGFNLIPLSVIPEIRITDKGLVLVPQMELAPLFE
- a CDS encoding tripartite tricarboxylate transporter permease — protein: MDTFAALAHGMAVAVQPMNLLYALIGVFLGTAVGVLPGIGPALTVALLLPVTYKLDPGGSLIMFAGIYYGGMYGGSTTAILINTPGESASMATALEGNKMAKAGRGGPALATSAIGSFVAGTIATIGLAFLAPWLVDFAVRFGPEDYFALMCVAFVTVSATFGDSPIRGLTSLFIGLTLGLVGIDKLTGQARLAFGVPDLLDGVEVTTLAVGLFAVGEALYVASRRHHSEEKLEPVRGSLWMTKEDWKRSWKPWLRGTMFGFPIGALPAGGAEIPTFLSYSTEKRLTKYPEEFGKGAIEGVAGPEAANNASAAGTLVPLLTLGLPTSATAAMMLAGFQQYGLNPGPLLFAERPDLVWGLIASLFIANCMLLVLNLPLVGLWVRLLAIPQPWLYAGILVFATMGTIAAKPSVVELSMLAGFGVLGFLMRRFDFPIAPVVVGLILGPIAESQLRRALAISLGDPMTLLQSPISATLLALALIALLAPFVLKGMGRFKANED